The sequence below is a genomic window from Streptomyces sudanensis.
CGTACTCCTCGCGCACGGCCGCCGCGTACGCCCCGTACGCCTCCGGATCCCCGGCGAGCACGGCCAGGTCCGCGTCGCACAGCACCTCCCCGTCGTGGTCGCCGGGCGCCGGGTCGTGGGTGGCGGTGAGCCGGACGAGCCGGGCGACCTCCGCCGTGCGGGCCGGATCCACCCCCAGCTCGGGCAGGGCCCGCTCGGCGAGCCGGGCGCTGCGCTCCTCGTTGGTGTCCCGGTCCGGCAGGTACACGGCGTCGTGGAACCAGGCGGCGAGCCGCACGGCGGCGGGGTCGCGGGCGTGGTCGGCGAGTTCGTCGACGCGGTGCAGGACGGTGAGCAGGTGGTCGGTGGTGTGGTACCGCCGCTGGGGCTCGGACCAGCGGCGCAGGAGGTCGTCGGCGTACCGGTCGGCCGGCGGGGCGCCGGCGTCGGCGGGGCGCTCGTCCCGTGCCCGGTGGACGGTCCGGGCCCAGCGGCGGCGCAGGTCGTCGTGGGCGGGGTGCTGTGTCANNNNTNCNNACATCTGACCNTTNCNNCNGCNGNCNGTNNGNGTTNGTNNNCAGCATTNNCCCTGCCGGCCGGCTCCTCCCCCTGCCGGTCGGCCCCTCCGTGCACCACAGGCCCCGCGAGCCCTCCGCGTCGGCGTCCTCCGGGCGGTCTCGCGCCGCGCCGGTCGCGGGAGGCCGGCACGGCGCGGGGTTCAGGCGGCGGCCTTGAAGCCTCGTAGGCGCAGGCTGTTGCCGACGACGAAGACCGAGGAGAAGGCCATGGCCGCGCCGGCGATCATCGGGGTCAGGAGCCCCGACGCCGCCAGCGGCAGGGCCGCCACGTTGTAGCCGAACGCCCAGAAGAGGTTGGACTTGATGGTGGCGAGGGTGCGACGGGAGAGGCGGATCGCGTCGGCGGCGGCGCGCAGGTCGCCGCGGACCAGGGTCAGGTCGCCGGCTTCGATCGCGGCGTCGGTGCCGGTGCCCATCGCCAGGCCGAGGTCGGCCCGGGCCAGGGCGGCCGCGTCGTTGACGCCGTCCCCGACCATGGCGACGGTACGGCCCTCGCCCTGCAGGCGCTCGACGACGCCGACCTTCTCCTCGGGCATCACCTCCGCGAGGACGTACTCCGGGTCGATGCCGACCTCAGTGGCGACGGCCCGGGCGACGGCCGCGTTGTCACCGGTGAGCAGCACCGGGGTGAGGCCCAGGGCGCGCAGCCGGCGGACGGCCTCGGCGCTGGTGTCCTTGACGGCGTCGGCGATTTCCAGGACCGCGCGGGCCTGGCCGTCCCAGGCGACGGCGATCGCGGTGCGGCCCGCTGCCTCGGCCTGGTCCTTGGCCTCTTTCAGGGGGGTGGGCAGGGTGATGGACCACTCGGCGAGCAGCTTCTCGCGGCCGACGAGGGCGGCGCGGCCCTCGACGGTCCCCTGGACGCCGAGGCCGGGGACGTTCGCGAAGTCCTGGGGGGCCGGCAGGTCCCCGACCTCGGCGGCGGCGCCGGCGGCGACGGCCTGGGCGATGGGGTGCTCGGAGGCGTGCTCCAGCGCGCCCGCCAGCCGCAGTACCTCGGCCTTGTCGGTGCCCTTCGCGGTGTGGACGGCGAGGAGGGTCATGCGGCCGGTGGTGACGGTGCCGGTCTTGTCCAGGACGACGGTGTCGACCTTGCGGGTCGATTCCAGGACCTCGGGGCCCTTGATGAGGATGCCGAGCTGGGCGCCCCGGCCGGTGCCGACCATCAGCGCGGTGGGCGTGGCCAGGCCCAGGGCGCACGGGCAGGCGATGATCAGCACGGCGACGGCCGCGGTGAACGCGGCGGTCCAGCCCGCGCCGGACAGCAACCACCCGACGAGCGTGGCGAGGGCCAGGGCGATGACGACGGGGACGAACACGGCGGAGACCCGGTCGGCGAGGCGCTGGGCGGCGGCCTTGCCGTTCTGAGCGTCCTCGACGAGCTTCGCCATCCGGGCGAGCTGGGTGTCGGCGCCCACCCGGGTCGCCTCGACGACGATGCGGCCGCCCGCGTTGACGGTCGCCCCGGTGACGGTGTCGCCGACGGCGACCTCGACGGGCACGGACTCGCCGGTCAGCATGGAAGCGTCCACCGCCGAGGTGCCCTCCACGACCGTGCCGTCCGTGGCGATGCTCTCGCCGGGCCGTACGACGAACCGGTCGCCGACCCGCAGCTCGTCGGTGGGCACGCGCACCTCGCGCCCGCCGCGCAGCACGGCGGCCTCCCGGGCGCCGAGCTGCATCAGGGCCCGCAGCGCGGCGCCCGCCTTGCGCTTGGAGCGGGCCTCGAAGTACCGGCCGGCCAGGATGAAGGCGGTCACACCGGCGGCGGCCTCCAGGTAGATGTTGCCGCTGCCGTCGCCCCGCGAGACGGTCAGCTCGAACGGGTGCCGCATGCCGTGCGCGCCGGCCGTGCCGAAGAACAGCGCCCACAGCGACCACAGGAACGCGGCCGAGGTGCCCAGGGAGATCAGGGTGTCCATGGTGGCGGCGCCGTGCCGGAGGTTGGTCCAGGCGGCGCGGTGGAACGGCCAGCCCGCGTAGACCACGACGGGCGCGGCGAGGGTGAGGGAGAGCCACTGCCAGTTGTCGAACTGGAGCGGCGGG
It includes:
- a CDS encoding heavy metal translocating P-type ATPase: MSGPATAPGTAQVELAIGGMTCASCAARIERKLNRMEGVEATVNYATEKAKVRFRDADVSVADLVATVEATGYTARPPAPRTEEDGGGGTSPETSPETSPETGPEADPEMLALRQRLLTALVLSVPVVAMAMIPPLQFDNWQWLSLTLAAPVVVYAGWPFHRAAWTNLRHGAATMDTLISLGTSAAFLWSLWALFFGTAGAHGMRHPFELTVSRGDGSGNIYLEAAAGVTAFILAGRYFEARSKRKAGAALRALMQLGAREAAVLRGGREVRVPTDELRVGDRFVVRPGESIATDGTVVEGTSAVDASMLTGESVPVEVAVGDTVTGATVNAGGRIVVEATRVGADTQLARMAKLVEDAQNGKAAAQRLADRVSAVFVPVVIALALATLVGWLLSGAGWTAAFTAAVAVLIIACPCALGLATPTALMVGTGRGAQLGILIKGPEVLESTRKVDTVVLDKTGTVTTGRMTLLAVHTAKGTDKAEVLRLAGALEHASEHPIAQAVAAGAAAEVGDLPAPQDFANVPGLGVQGTVEGRAALVGREKLLAEWSITLPTPLKEAKDQAEAAGRTAIAVAWDGQARAVLEIADAVKDTSAEAVRRLRALGLTPVLLTGDNAAVARAVATEVGIDPEYVLAEVMPEEKVGVVERLQGEGRTVAMVGDGVNDAAALARADLGLAMGTGTDAAIEAGDLTLVRGDLRAAADAIRLSRRTLATIKSNLFWAFGYNVAALPLAASGLLTPMIAGAAMAFSSVFVVGNSLRLRGFKAAA